The Halomonas sp. THAF5a genome segment CGACTACCCGAGCCTGGGGTGTCCGCTGCCGGAGAACTTTCGGCTGTGGCTCTGTTCGGATGGAATACTGGAGTGCCTTCCGGGGGAGACCCTGGAAGGGCGGCTCAGGGAGCTCGAGCGGCGGGTCCTGGCCAGCGCGACGCTGGAGGATCTGCGTGGCAGTCTTGCGCTGGCGCACCTGGCCGACGATGATGAAGTCGTGGCCCATAGCGCTCCAGGGCATGAGGAGCTGCCGGACGACCTGACGATCATGGTGTTGAGCGGATTTGGCAATGATAAATCATGAGGGCCGCATCAAGGCAGCATTCGCATCGGGTGTCTTCGTCCTCAAGCTATGCGGGGACGTGCGCCTGACCCTCTGCGCGACCCTGGACCGCCAGGCCCAGCAGCTCGCCGAGACGCCGGGGCTCGAGACGCTGATCATCGATCTGAGAGACACCACCAACGTGGATTCCACCGCCCTGGGTTTTCTGGCCAAGGTGGCCATGGCGGTGCAGGGGCGCGTCAGCGAACCGCCGACCATCATCGCCGACAATCCCGACGTCCAGCGCATGCTGGACGTCATGGGGTTCTCGCGAATCTTCACCCTGGTGGAGTCGCCGATCACCGAGGCTCGCGACCTCCGCGACCTGCCCGAGATCCCCACCGACGTGGAGGAGACCCGCCAGCGGGTGCTCGAGGCGCACCGCATCCTGATGCGCCTCAACGAGCACAATCGCGAGGAGTTCCAGCCGCTGGTGGAGATGCTCGAGGCCCAGCAGGCCGCCTCCCACGGCTCCTAAACCGGCCGCCCTGCGCCCGATGCCGGCATCGGGCGCGTCTCACGTCGGTTTCGCTACGCCTCCCGGGCTCCGTGCCCTCCCAGGGTCTCCTGCGCGGCCCGGCGTCTCGAGGTCCCTCAGCCCTGGCGGAGCTCCGCCAGCAGCGCCTCCAGCTTGCGCTGGTCGGCCATGAACTTGCGGATGCCCTCGGCGAGCTTCTCGGTGGCCATGGCGTCCTCGTTCATCGCCCAGCGGAACTCGGCCTCATCCTGCGGCTCCGGCGCGCGGGTCTCCGCGTCCAGCGGCGTCAGCCGGCGCGTCAGCGTACCGCTCGTGCCGGCCAGTTCCTCCAGCAGCGCCGGGGAGATGGTCAGCCGGTCGCAGCCCGACAGGGCGAGGATCTCGCCGCTGTTGCGGAAGCTGGCGCCCATCACGATGGTGTCATAGCCGTGGCCCTTGAAGTGCTCGTAGATGCGCTTGACCGACTGCACGCCCGGATCGCGGTCGCCGGCGAAATCGGCCTCGGGATCCTGGGCCTTGTGCCAGTCGAGGATGCGCCCCACGAAGGGGGAGACTAGGGTCGCGCCGGCATCGGCGCAGGCCTGGGCCTGGGCGAAGCTGAACAGCAGGGTCAGGTTGGTGTGGATGCCCTCGCGCTCGAGGATCCGGGCGGCGCGGATCCCCTCCCAGGTGGCCGCGACCTTGATCAGGATCCGCTCGGGGCCGACCCCGTGACGGCCGTAGCGCTCGATCAGCGCCCGGGCCCGCGCGAGGGTGGCGTCGGTATCGAAGGAGAGCCGCGCGCTGACCTCGGTGGAGACGTAGCCGGGCACCAGGGCGCTGATCTCGCTGCCGATCTCGACGGCCACGGTGTCCAGCGCATCATCGACGTCCGTGGCGTGGCGGGCGATCTCGGCCAGCCGCGCGCGGCGCCCCTCGTGCTGGGCCGCCTGCAGGATCAGCGAGGGATTGGTGGTGGCATCGGTCGGCTCGAAGCGGCGGATCGCGTCGAGATCGCCGGTGTCGGCCACCACGGTGGTCATGGTCTTGAGTTGTGAAAGCAGGTCGTCTGCCATGGTGGGGTCCCTCCGGTTGTGATGGCGTTCACTCTAGCAAGGCGGCCAGGACGAATATAGGCGGTCGGGCCAGAGAGCGGCTTTTGGGTTATCATTAGCTCTCTATCTTTTGTCGCGATCCACTCCTTACTCTGCCAAGAGCCCTGTGGGAGGCGCCTTGTTGACCCTGGATTCCCGGCGGGTGGCCCTGCTGGTCGCCGCCAATACCGCTTTGGCTCCCTTCGCCATCGATGCCTACCTGCCGGCCATGCCGGCCCTGGCCGAGGCCGTGGGGGAGAGTATCCATCACACCGAGCTGTCGATCAGCACCTTCCTGGCCGGCTTCGCCCTGGGCCAGCTCACCGGCGGCCCGCTCTCCGACCGGCTGGGCCGCAAGCCGGTCCTG includes the following:
- the tal gene encoding transaldolase, which produces MADDLLSQLKTMTTVVADTGDLDAIRRFEPTDATTNPSLILQAAQHEGRRARLAEIARHATDVDDALDTVAVEIGSEISALVPGYVSTEVSARLSFDTDATLARARALIERYGRHGVGPERILIKVAATWEGIRAARILEREGIHTNLTLLFSFAQAQACADAGATLVSPFVGRILDWHKAQDPEADFAGDRDPGVQSVKRIYEHFKGHGYDTIVMGASFRNSGEILALSGCDRLTISPALLEELAGTSGTLTRRLTPLDAETRAPEPQDEAEFRWAMNEDAMATEKLAEGIRKFMADQRKLEALLAELRQG
- a CDS encoding STAS domain-containing protein, with product MINHEGRIKAAFASGVFVLKLCGDVRLTLCATLDRQAQQLAETPGLETLIIDLRDTTNVDSTALGFLAKVAMAVQGRVSEPPTIIADNPDVQRMLDVMGFSRIFTLVESPITEARDLRDLPEIPTDVEETRQRVLEAHRILMRLNEHNREEFQPLVEMLEAQQAASHGS